Proteins encoded by one window of Carassius auratus strain Wakin chromosome 8, ASM336829v1, whole genome shotgun sequence:
- the LOC113106950 gene encoding cytoplasmic tRNA 2-thiolation protein 1-like isoform X3, with product MLPKPLELNSLPPYSTKNFFFFYPELLKACPVCVIMPVQCSNCVQRRAVLKRPKTGHSLCKDCFFWAFEEEIHQTIVSARLFNRGETVAIGASGGKDSTVLAHVMKVLNERYDYGLNLLLLSVDEGITGYRDDSLETVKRNQQQYELPLKIVSYEELYGWTMDTIVKQVGLKNNCTFCGVFRRQALDRGAMMLKVDKICTGHNADDVAETVLMNVLRGDIARLCRCTSISTASDGEGAIPRCKPLKYAYEKEIVLYAYFKKLDYFSTECIYSPNAYRGHARAFLKDLESIRPSSIIDVIHSGETLSVKDGVKMPVQGTCSRCGYISSQALCKSCVLLEGLNRGLPKLGIGKHHRLHGKILAQEPLTEQEEKKLKPVDF from the exons TGTCCTGTGTGCGTCATCATGCCGGTCCAGTGCAGTAACTGTGTCCAGAGACGTGCCGTACTCAAACGGCCCAAGACCGGACACTCTCTGTGTAAGGACTGCTTCTTCTGGGCATTCGAGGAGGAGATCCATCAAACCATCGTATCTGCCAGACTCTTTAACCGTGGAGAGACCGTGGCCATCGGTGCCTCGGGCGGAAAGGACTCTACTGTCCTGGCTCATGTGATGAAGGTCCTGAACGAACGCTACGATTACGGCCTGAATCTTCTGCTGCTGTCGGTGGATGAGGGCATCACGGGTTACAGAGATGATTCGCTGGAGACGGTGAAGAGGAACCAGCAGCAGTATGAGCTGCCGCTGAAGATCGTGTCTTATGAAGAGCTGTACGGCTGGACCATGGACACCATCGTGAAGCAGGTGGGACTGAAGAATAACTGCACTTTCTGCGGTGTGTTTCGCAGGCAGGCGCTGGACCGAGGAGCCATGATGCTGAAAGTGGACAAGATCTGCACAG GGCACAATGCAGACGACGTTGCAGAGACGGTGCTGATGAATGTCCTGCGTGGAGACATCGCTCGTCTCTGCCGCTGCACCTCCATCAGCACGGCCAGCGATGGAGAGGGTGCCATCCCACGCTGCAAGCCCCTCAAATACGCCTACGAGAAAGAGATCGTCCTCTACGCCTATTTCAAGAAGCTGGATTACTTCTCCACAGAGTGCATCTACTCGCCAAACGCCTACCGGGGACACGCTCGCGCCTTCCTCAAAGACCTGGAGTCCATCCGGCCCAGCTCCATCATAGACGTCATCCACTCCGGCGAGACGCTCTCCGTGAAGGATGGGGTGAAGATGCCGGTGCAGGGAACGTGCTCGCGCTGCGGCTACATCTCCAGTCAGGCCCTGTGTAAGTCCTGTGTTCTGCTGGAGGGCCTGAATCGAGGTTTACCCAAACTGGGCATCGGGAAACATCACCGACTGCACGGCAAAATTCTGGCTCAGGAGCCTTTGACCGAACAGGAGGAGAAGAAACTGAAGCCTGTGGACTTCTGA
- the LOC113106950 gene encoding cytoplasmic tRNA 2-thiolation protein 1-like isoform X4 — protein MPVQCSNCVQRRAVLKRPKTGHSLCKDCFFWAFEEEIHQTIVSARLFNRGETVAIGASGGKDSTVLAHVMKVLNERYDYGLNLLLLSVDEGITGYRDDSLETVKRNQQQYELPLKIVSYEELYGWTMDTIVKQVGLKNNCTFCGVFRRQALDRGAMMLKVDKICTGHNADDVAETVLMNVLRGDIARLCRCTSISTASDGEGAIPRCKPLKYAYEKEIVLYAYFKKLDYFSTECIYSPNAYRGHARAFLKDLESIRPSSIIDVIHSGETLSVKDGVKMPVQGTCSRCGYISSQALCKSCVLLEGLNRGLPKLGIGKHHRLHGKILAQEPLTEQEEKKLKPVDF, from the exons ATGCCGGTCCAGTGCAGTAACTGTGTCCAGAGACGTGCCGTACTCAAACGGCCCAAGACCGGACACTCTCTGTGTAAGGACTGCTTCTTCTGGGCATTCGAGGAGGAGATCCATCAAACCATCGTATCTGCCAGACTCTTTAACCGTGGAGAGACCGTGGCCATCGGTGCCTCGGGCGGAAAGGACTCTACTGTCCTGGCTCATGTGATGAAGGTCCTGAACGAACGCTACGATTACGGCCTGAATCTTCTGCTGCTGTCGGTGGATGAGGGCATCACGGGTTACAGAGATGATTCGCTGGAGACGGTGAAGAGGAACCAGCAGCAGTATGAGCTGCCGCTGAAGATCGTGTCTTATGAAGAGCTGTACGGCTGGACCATGGACACCATCGTGAAGCAGGTGGGACTGAAGAATAACTGCACTTTCTGCGGTGTGTTTCGCAGGCAGGCGCTGGACCGAGGAGCCATGATGCTGAAAGTGGACAAGATCTGCACAG GGCACAATGCAGACGACGTTGCAGAGACGGTGCTGATGAATGTCCTGCGTGGAGACATCGCTCGTCTCTGCCGCTGCACCTCCATCAGCACGGCCAGCGATGGAGAGGGTGCCATCCCACGCTGCAAGCCCCTCAAATACGCCTACGAGAAAGAGATCGTCCTCTACGCCTATTTCAAGAAGCTGGATTACTTCTCCACAGAGTGCATCTACTCGCCAAACGCCTACCGGGGACACGCTCGCGCCTTCCTCAAAGACCTGGAGTCCATCCGGCCCAGCTCCATCATAGACGTCATCCACTCCGGCGAGACGCTCTCCGTGAAGGATGGGGTGAAGATGCCGGTGCAGGGAACGTGCTCGCGCTGCGGCTACATCTCCAGTCAGGCCCTGTGTAAGTCCTGTGTTCTGCTGGAGGGCCTGAATCGAGGTTTACCCAAACTGGGCATCGGGAAACATCACCGACTGCACGGCAAAATTCTGGCTCAGGAGCCTTTGACCGAACAGGAGGAGAAGAAACTGAAGCCTGTGGACTTCTGA